A region from the Arthrobacter roseus genome encodes:
- a CDS encoding tyrosine-type recombinase/integrase yields the protein MTESWNGKADGAAATAGLGHVTTHQLHHTYATALINAGVTLQALMSLLGHVSAEMSLRYASLFDSTVRTEYERALDLAKTRIGTTTGSGQVLLPLRNITDGNWRESLTIKSRLAGGYCLRAPAQQACPYANICEHCPSFRTENSNLPALQAQRKDAALLAQDARGRGWDSEARRHDALVAQLDLLIRETDTA from the coding sequence TTGACGGAATCCTGGAACGGGAAGGCCGACGGCGCCGCAGCCACGGCCGGGCTGGGACACGTGACCACACACCAGCTCCACCATACCTACGCCACGGCCCTCATCAATGCCGGAGTCACCCTCCAAGCATTGATGAGCCTGCTGGGGCACGTCTCGGCGGAGATGAGCCTGCGCTACGCATCCCTTTTCGATTCCACCGTGCGCACGGAATACGAACGTGCCCTTGACCTGGCCAAGACCCGCATCGGCACCACAACCGGATCAGGCCAGGTACTGCTGCCACTGAGGAACATCACCGACGGCAACTGGCGTGAGAGCCTGACCATCAAGTCCCGGTTGGCCGGCGGCTACTGCTTGCGTGCACCGGCCCAACAGGCCTGCCCGTATGCGAACATCTGCGAGCATTGCCCCAGCTTTCGTACCGAGAACAGCAACCTGCCGGCGCTTCAGGCCCAACGCAAGGACGCCGCCCTGCTGGCCCAAGATGCCCGCGGACGTGGCTGGGACAGCGAAGCGCGTCGCCATGATGCCCTGGTGGCCCAGCTGGATCTGCTCATCCGGGAAACGGATACGGCATGA
- a CDS encoding winged helix-turn-helix domain-containing protein has protein sequence MSAAYAFPRRPVVVIITDESVATTVAHSAVWAASEQERPILLLVPIQRPAFTTDPAIVARMYGRALREAEALAGKVRPVLEAAGFSVPARVVWHGTFSFRRSRPARATALARAVRKAGAAAVVTPIELPGPLVRGVEILRITDDQARRTAHWSEENLATSKERTAPMSRTNSTNPAPEIPANEKATPDTAPTQRPPWTFLTNHSHVLLTVNENPRARVEDIAATVGITPRATLHILADLEEAGCLERLREGRRTRYVIQPRQHFRHPATAHQEIGSLLAIFAPANGHLHKEAP, from the coding sequence GCGCAGCTTATGCCTTCCCGCGGCGCCCCGTCGTCGTCATTATCACCGACGAATCCGTTGCCACAACTGTGGCGCACAGCGCGGTTTGGGCCGCTTCAGAACAGGAAAGGCCCATACTACTTCTGGTGCCAATACAACGGCCGGCGTTCACCACCGATCCGGCGATAGTGGCGAGGATGTATGGACGAGCGCTGCGCGAAGCCGAAGCCCTCGCTGGCAAGGTTCGGCCTGTACTGGAAGCGGCGGGATTCTCCGTTCCCGCGCGCGTCGTATGGCACGGCACGTTCTCATTCAGGCGTTCCCGTCCGGCCCGAGCCACAGCCCTGGCCCGTGCGGTGCGCAAGGCAGGCGCGGCCGCCGTCGTCACTCCCATTGAGCTGCCTGGGCCGTTAGTACGGGGTGTGGAAATCCTGCGTATAACGGATGACCAAGCGCGACGCACAGCACACTGGTCGGAAGAAAATCTAGCTACATCCAAGGAAAGGACCGCTCCAATGTCGCGCACGAATTCAACGAATCCGGCCCCAGAAATACCGGCCAACGAAAAAGCGACCCCGGACACCGCCCCAACCCAACGTCCACCCTGGACGTTCCTGACCAATCACAGCCACGTCCTCCTGACTGTAAACGAGAACCCCCGCGCCCGCGTGGAGGACATAGCAGCGACTGTTGGCATCACACCCAGAGCAACCCTGCACATTCTTGCGGACCTAGAGGAGGCAGGGTGCCTGGAACGTCTCCGTGAAGGACGCCGCACCCGGTATGTGATCCAACCCCGCCAGCACTTCCGCCACCCCGCTACAGCGCATCAAGAGATAGGTTCGCTCCTGGCGATTTTCGCACCCGCCAACGGACATTTACATAAGGAAGCACCATGA
- a CDS encoding dTMP kinase, translated as MIIVLAGIDGAGKTTAGRLLAQRLAAAEYPATFTMNRSGRRSITAWCKRRNIHPPAVLLDAIETSIRCINVLVSHLRASADSGVVIMDRYLNCQLALRRVQGLSSGWLLPLLLKVLPAPDIVFYFDVPADIAYARITSRAADTETLEHLQAFDAAYRELKNFPSFVVIDASLTSEQLVEDMLQNLGVCGLGPQ; from the coding sequence ATGATCATTGTTCTCGCCGGTATCGATGGGGCGGGTAAAACCACGGCAGGTCGGCTGCTCGCGCAGCGACTCGCCGCGGCAGAGTATCCTGCGACCTTCACCATGAACCGTTCCGGCCGGCGCAGTATCACTGCGTGGTGTAAGCGACGCAACATCCACCCTCCGGCGGTTCTACTCGATGCGATAGAGACCAGCATTCGCTGCATCAACGTGCTGGTGTCTCACCTGCGCGCCAGTGCCGATTCTGGCGTGGTAATCATGGACAGGTACCTCAACTGTCAGCTAGCACTAAGGCGCGTGCAGGGCCTGAGTTCCGGCTGGCTTCTACCTTTACTGCTCAAAGTCCTACCTGCCCCGGATATCGTTTTCTACTTCGACGTCCCGGCTGACATCGCGTACGCAAGAATTACGAGTCGAGCCGCGGACACCGAGACTCTCGAGCACTTGCAGGCGTTCGATGCGGCATACCGGGAACTGAAGAACTTTCCGTCCTTCGTCGTTATCGACGCGAGCCTCACCTCCGAGCAGCTCGTCGAGGACATGCTGCAAAACCTCGGGGTGTGCGGATTGGGACCCCAATGA
- a CDS encoding succinate dehydrogenase hydrophobic membrane anchor subunit, translating into MAWLFMRWSGALLVVLIFVHLFTNLMLDDGIQEIDFAFGAGKWRHPFWQWFDLIMLWLAMLHGINGLRVIINDYADTARARLMLKAVLLTCSAAIIALGSLVIFTFDPCPTQAATESLPAFCTSLSCCGDFGQRI; encoded by the coding sequence ATGGCGTGGCTGTTCATGCGCTGGTCCGGCGCGCTCCTGGTAGTCCTGATCTTCGTGCACCTCTTTACCAACCTCATGCTCGACGACGGCATCCAGGAAATTGATTTCGCCTTCGGCGCGGGAAAATGGAGGCACCCCTTCTGGCAATGGTTTGACCTGATCATGCTCTGGCTCGCCATGCTCCACGGCATCAACGGACTCCGCGTCATCATCAACGACTACGCCGACACCGCCCGGGCGCGCCTGATGCTCAAAGCCGTGCTGCTCACCTGCTCAGCAGCCATCATCGCGCTCGGATCACTCGTCATCTTCACCTTCGACCCCTGCCCCACCCAAGCCGCCACAGAATCGCTGCCCGCATTCTGCACATCACTGAGCTGCTGCGGGGATTTCGGACAGCGGATTTGA
- a CDS encoding isopenicillin N synthase family dioxygenase: MSLESLPILDYSLLSAGPEEASQFRDDLRNAMHDVGFLYLAGHGIPQSLTDTMLDASRRFFELPEQQKLAVENVHSPQFRGYTRMGAELTDRAVDWREQIDIGVEREAVEPGTGVADYWRLEGPNLWPAGLPGMREIVSEWTERLSAISLDLLRALALSLGAPEDSFDAAFNARAFPMLKIVRYPGESGEEPKQGVGSHRDGGVLTLLLVEPGKGGLEVEYQGKWINAPQVPGTFVVNIGEMLELATNGYLKATLHRVISPACGTDRISLPFFYNPALDATIPQLAMSPEFHAKARGLSADPTNSPILETYGNNALRYRLRAHPNVAALHHTDLITHPEQR, from the coding sequence ATTGCCCATCCTGGACTACTCCCTACTGAGCGCGGGCCCGGAGGAGGCTTCCCAATTTCGGGATGATCTTCGCAACGCGATGCACGACGTCGGATTCCTTTACTTGGCCGGGCACGGCATTCCCCAGAGCCTTACTGACACCATGCTGGATGCTTCCCGACGCTTCTTCGAATTGCCGGAGCAACAAAAGCTCGCGGTGGAAAACGTCCACAGCCCCCAGTTCCGCGGGTATACCCGGATGGGCGCTGAGCTCACAGACCGGGCGGTCGATTGGCGTGAGCAGATCGACATCGGCGTCGAACGTGAAGCCGTGGAGCCGGGTACTGGCGTCGCCGACTACTGGCGTCTGGAAGGGCCTAACCTCTGGCCGGCCGGACTGCCCGGGATGCGGGAGATCGTCTCCGAGTGGACAGAGCGGCTGAGTGCCATCTCTCTCGATCTGTTGCGGGCACTCGCCCTGTCCCTCGGCGCACCGGAGGACAGTTTCGACGCCGCGTTTAACGCGCGCGCTTTCCCCATGCTCAAAATCGTGCGCTACCCTGGGGAATCCGGCGAGGAGCCCAAGCAGGGTGTCGGTTCCCACCGCGACGGCGGTGTGCTGACGTTGCTTCTGGTCGAACCCGGAAAGGGTGGCCTTGAGGTCGAATACCAAGGGAAATGGATCAATGCACCCCAAGTTCCCGGAACATTCGTCGTCAACATAGGCGAGATGCTCGAACTTGCCACGAACGGCTACCTCAAGGCAACCCTGCACCGCGTCATCTCACCGGCCTGCGGCACCGACAGGATCTCTCTGCCGTTCTTCTACAACCCGGCGCTGGACGCGACCATACCCCAGCTCGCCATGAGCCCGGAGTTTCATGCCAAGGCCCGCGGCCTATCAGCCGACCCGACCAACAGCCCGATCCTTGAGACCTACGGGAACAACGCCCTCCGGTATCGGCTGCGCGCCCACCCCAACGTTGCCGCACTCCACCACACCGACCTCATAACGCACCCAGAGCAGAGGTAA
- a CDS encoding IS3 family transposase (programmed frameshift), which produces MAAPKKYPDELRQRAVRLVMDAQKNPSGRRGACTRIGAQLGIPADTIRGWVRTVEIDQGVRPGTTTDDATRLTELEREVVELRRANAILKSASAFFRGGARPPLTTMIAYIDNNKDEYGVEPICKQLPIAPSTYYAAKARTESKRSIADAVTTEKITRVHRGNYSVYGARKVYAALNRAGYQVARCTVERLMRRAGLHGVRRAKNPRTTVPGPLSERPADLVRRRFSAPAPNCLWVADITYIRTLSGWVYAAFVLDVFSRRVVGWQLSTTMHTALALDALEMGLWTRQRDGRDVSQLVHHSDGGVQYRAIRYTERLAEAEAVASVGVKGDSYDNAMAEALNSLFKAELIRNKGPWTGINDLEIAVAEYIDWYNHRRLHGEIGYVPPVEAETNFYSNLPAIKTMERV; this is translated from the exons ATGGCAGCACCGAAGAAGTATCCGGATGAGCTTCGTCAGAGGGCGGTCCGTCTTGTGATGGACGCCCAGAAGAATCCCAGTGGCCGTCGGGGTGCGTGCACCAGGATCGGTGCGCAGTTGGGCATCCCTGCCGACACGATCCGTGGCTGGGTCCGTACCGTCGAAATTGACCAGGGCGTGCGTCCTGGCACCACCACCGATGACGCAACCCGCCTGACCGAGCTGGAGCGTGAAGTGGTTGAGTTGCGCCGGGCCAATGCGATCTTGAAATCAGCATCAGCTTTTT TTCGCGGCGGAGCTCGACCGCCCCTCACGACGATGATCGCCTACATCGACAACAACAAGGACGAATACGGGGTCGAGCCGATCTGCAAACAGCTGCCGATTGCCCCATCGACCTACTACGCTGCCAAGGCACGCACTGAATCCAAACGGTCAATAGCCGATGCCGTGACGACGGAGAAAATCACCCGGGTGCACCGGGGGAACTACAGCGTTTATGGGGCCAGGAAGGTCTATGCTGCCCTGAACCGTGCCGGATACCAGGTGGCTCGCTGCACCGTGGAGCGGCTGATGCGCCGGGCCGGGCTCCATGGCGTGCGCAGGGCCAAGAATCCCCGCACCACCGTGCCGGGGCCCTTGTCCGAGCGGCCAGCGGATCTGGTCCGGCGGCGATTCAGCGCACCGGCTCCGAACTGTCTCTGGGTCGCAGATATAACGTACATTCGAACGCTCTCCGGCTGGGTTTATGCCGCTTTCGTTCTGGATGTTTTCTCCCGCCGCGTCGTCGGCTGGCAGCTCTCCACGACCATGCACACAGCCTTGGCACTGGACGCCTTGGAGATGGGACTCTGGACCCGCCAGCGCGATGGGAGGGACGTTTCCCAGCTCGTACATCACAGCGACGGAGGAGTGCAGTATCGTGCCATCCGCTATACCGAACGGCTCGCTGAGGCCGAAGCCGTTGCCTCCGTAGGAGTCAAGGGTGATAGCTACGACAATGCCATGGCGGAGGCGCTAAATTCACTTTTCAAGGCCGAGCTGATCCGCAACAAGGGGCCGTGGACCGGCATCAATGATCTTGAAATCGCCGTCGCTGAATACATCGATTGGTACAACCATCGACGCCTGCACGGGGAGATCGGATATGTTCCGCCCGTGGAAGCAGAAACCAATTTCTACTCAAATCTGCCCGCCATCAAAACGATGGAACGGGTCTAA
- a CDS encoding alpha/beta fold hydrolase: MAMAAAAARYTVEFVPLLQEAQIPTRLVWGREDDFQKISFARRYVREIPGSDLVEVNGKHIPTEDSPAAVAEAVLNHLDT, encoded by the coding sequence ATGGCCATGGCCGCGGCCGCCGCCCGGTACACCGTGGAATTCGTCCCCCTGCTCCAGGAGGCTCAGATACCGACCCGTCTGGTCTGGGGCCGGGAGGACGACTTCCAAAAAATCAGCTTCGCCCGCCGCTACGTCAGGGAAATCCCGGGATCGGATCTCGTTGAAGTTAACGGCAAACACATCCCCACCGAAGATTCACCGGCGGCCGTCGCCGAGGCCGTCCTGAACCACCTCGACACCTGA
- a CDS encoding NADH:flavin oxidoreductase, whose protein sequence is MSFAQQGGVATLPPSSPKYLKEILVPDFEPLWSPVQIGSTALSNRVALAPMTRISATADGHATDRMASYYESYARGGFGLLITEGIYPDTAYSQGYLFQPGLATEGQAQSWAIVVEAVHLAGARIFAQLMHAGSQTQGNRFVGSAISPSAIAPKGEQLAFYRGEGPYPVPGEITAAQMDEVRDGFVSAALHAKQAGFDGVEIHGANGYLLDQFLTDYLNHRTDNYGGSPENRVRFAAEICVAVREAVGPDMTVGIRISQAKVSDNDHRWSGGAEEAQVIFETLGATGINFIHTTEYRAVAPAFETGPESLAALAKQHSGLTVIANGNLDDPETAASLLRDGDADIIALGKAALANRNWPHRVRNNLALDELNTNLFAPVADIKDWELELPA, encoded by the coding sequence ATGTCGTTTGCACAGCAGGGAGGCGTTGCAACGCTTCCTCCTTCGTCCCCAAAGTACCTCAAGGAGATTCTCGTGCCGGATTTCGAACCCCTCTGGTCCCCTGTTCAGATCGGCTCCACCGCGCTGTCCAACCGCGTTGCCCTAGCTCCGATGACACGCATCAGTGCCACCGCAGATGGACATGCCACCGACAGAATGGCATCCTACTACGAGTCTTATGCTCGCGGTGGCTTCGGGCTGCTGATCACCGAAGGCATCTACCCCGACACCGCGTACAGCCAGGGCTACCTATTCCAGCCTGGTCTCGCCACCGAGGGGCAAGCACAGTCCTGGGCCATAGTCGTGGAGGCTGTCCACTTAGCTGGCGCCCGTATATTCGCCCAGCTCATGCATGCAGGTTCCCAGACACAGGGGAACCGGTTTGTGGGCTCCGCCATTAGTCCGTCCGCCATAGCCCCCAAGGGCGAACAGCTGGCGTTCTACCGCGGAGAAGGCCCCTACCCCGTTCCTGGGGAGATCACAGCGGCCCAAATGGACGAGGTACGGGATGGCTTCGTCAGTGCCGCGCTGCACGCAAAACAAGCCGGATTTGACGGCGTCGAAATCCACGGCGCCAATGGGTATCTTCTTGATCAGTTCCTCACCGACTACCTGAACCACAGGACCGATAATTATGGCGGCTCACCTGAGAACAGAGTGCGGTTCGCCGCCGAGATCTGCGTCGCCGTACGCGAGGCCGTGGGCCCAGACATGACAGTTGGAATCCGCATTTCCCAGGCCAAGGTCAGTGACAATGACCACCGTTGGAGCGGTGGCGCCGAAGAAGCACAGGTCATCTTTGAAACCCTCGGGGCTACGGGGATCAACTTCATCCACACCACCGAATACCGGGCCGTGGCACCGGCATTCGAAACCGGCCCGGAGTCCCTAGCTGCCCTAGCCAAACAGCACTCGGGACTAACCGTTATCGCCAACGGCAACCTGGATGACCCCGAAACGGCCGCGTCCCTGCTCCGCGACGGCGACGCCGACATTATCGCCCTGGGAAAGGCGGCCCTCGCGAACCGGAACTGGCCGCACCGCGTACGGAACAACCTGGCCCTCGACGAGCTCAACACCAACCTCTTCGCCCCGGTAGCGGACATCAAGGACTGGGAACTGGAACTTCCCGCCTAA